Proteins from one Streptomyces sp. NBC_00390 genomic window:
- a CDS encoding dipeptidase has product MTANPIAETIASLMPRAKAELTELVAFQSVADEAVAPRSECEAAANWVAGALRAEGFEDVALLDTPDGSQSVYGLLPGPEGAPTVLLYAHYDVQPQLDESAWISPPFELTERDGRWYGRGAADCKGGFIMHLLALRALKANGGVPVTVKMIVEGSEEQGTGGLEQYAEAHPDLLTADTIVIGDTGNFRVGLPTVTATLRGMTMIRVQVDTLEGNLHSGQFGGAAPDALAALIRVLDSLRAADGSTVIDGLEAQAQWDGVQYPEEDFRRDAKVLSGVGLTGNGTVADRIWARPAVTVIGIDCHPVAGATPSIPASARAQISLRVPPGQDATEATKLLFAHIEKHTPWNARVSLEQVGQGQPFQADVTSPAYTSMAEAMRVAYPGEEMHSAGMGGSIPLCNTLAALYPQAEILLIGLSEPEAQIHAVNESVSPKELERLSVAEALFLVNYAESKKG; this is encoded by the coding sequence ATGACCGCGAATCCGATCGCAGAGACCATCGCCTCGCTGATGCCCCGCGCCAAGGCGGAGCTCACGGAGCTGGTGGCCTTCCAGTCGGTCGCGGACGAGGCAGTGGCGCCGCGCAGTGAGTGCGAGGCCGCCGCGAACTGGGTGGCCGGTGCGCTGCGCGCCGAGGGATTCGAGGACGTGGCGCTGCTGGACACCCCCGACGGTTCGCAGTCGGTGTACGGACTGCTGCCCGGCCCGGAGGGTGCGCCGACCGTGCTGCTGTACGCGCACTACGACGTGCAGCCGCAGCTGGACGAGTCGGCCTGGATCAGCCCGCCGTTCGAGCTGACCGAGCGGGACGGCCGCTGGTACGGGCGCGGCGCCGCCGACTGCAAGGGCGGCTTCATCATGCACCTGCTCGCGCTGCGCGCCCTGAAGGCGAACGGCGGCGTGCCGGTGACGGTCAAGATGATCGTGGAGGGCTCGGAGGAGCAGGGCACCGGCGGTCTGGAGCAGTACGCCGAGGCGCACCCCGACCTGCTGACGGCCGACACCATCGTGATCGGCGACACCGGGAACTTCCGGGTGGGCCTGCCGACGGTGACGGCGACGCTGCGCGGCATGACCATGATCCGCGTCCAGGTCGACACGCTGGAGGGCAACCTGCACTCGGGCCAGTTCGGCGGCGCCGCGCCGGACGCGCTGGCCGCACTCATCCGCGTACTGGACTCGCTGCGCGCCGCGGACGGCTCGACGGTGATCGACGGGCTCGAGGCACAGGCCCAGTGGGACGGGGTGCAGTATCCCGAGGAAGACTTCCGCCGCGACGCCAAGGTCCTCTCGGGTGTGGGCCTGACCGGCAACGGCACGGTGGCCGACCGTATCTGGGCGCGGCCCGCCGTCACCGTGATCGGCATAGACTGCCACCCGGTGGCGGGTGCCACTCCGTCCATCCCGGCGAGCGCCCGTGCGCAGATCAGTCTGCGTGTGCCGCCCGGTCAGGACGCCACGGAGGCCACCAAGCTGCTGTTCGCCCATATCGAGAAGCACACGCCGTGGAACGCGCGCGTCTCACTGGAACAGGTCGGCCAGGGCCAGCCGTTCCAGGCGGATGTCACCAGCCCCGCGTACACCTCGATGGCGGAGGCGATGCGGGTGGCGTACCCGGGTGAGGAGATGCACTCGGCCGGGATGGGCGGCTCGATCCCGCTGTGCAACACACTTGCCGCGCTGTATCCGCAGGCGGAGATCCTGCTCATCGGGCTGAGCGAGCCGGAGGCGCAGATCCACGCGGTGAACGAGAGTGTCTCGCCCAAGG
- a CDS encoding geranylgeranyl reductase family protein, which yields MSSENDATGAAAANELGDPAVWDVVVVGAGPAGASAAYAAAVAGRRVLLLEKAELPRYKTCGGGIIGPSRDSLPPGFELPLRDKVHAVTFSLNGRLARTRRSKRMLFGLINRPDFDAGLVEQAQKAGAVLRTGESVSRVEQHGPAVPDRRTVAVVLSGGETVLAHAVVGADGSAGRIGAHVGVKLDQVDLGLEAEIPVPETVAEDWAGRVLIDWGPMPGSYGWVFPKGRTLTVGVISARGEGAATKRYLEDFIARLGLAGFEPAISSGHLTRCRSDDSPLSRGRVLVCGDAAGLLEPWTREGISFALRSGRLAGEWAVRIAEAHDGVDARRQALNYAFAIKAGLGVEMAVGRRMLAVFERRPVLLHAAITGFRPAWKAFADITRGSTSLAGLVRTHSLARRALDTLDKRA from the coding sequence GTGAGCAGCGAGAACGATGCCACCGGAGCAGCGGCGGCGAATGAGCTGGGCGACCCCGCGGTGTGGGACGTCGTCGTGGTCGGCGCAGGCCCTGCGGGCGCCTCGGCGGCCTATGCGGCCGCGGTCGCAGGCCGCAGGGTGCTGTTGCTGGAGAAGGCCGAGCTCCCCCGCTACAAGACCTGTGGCGGAGGCATCATCGGCCCCTCGCGCGACAGCCTTCCGCCTGGCTTCGAACTCCCGCTGCGGGACAAGGTCCATGCCGTCACCTTCTCCCTGAACGGCAGACTGGCCCGCACCCGGCGCTCCAAGCGGATGCTCTTCGGGCTGATCAACCGCCCCGACTTCGACGCCGGGCTCGTCGAGCAGGCGCAGAAGGCGGGCGCGGTGCTGCGCACCGGCGAGAGCGTCTCCCGCGTCGAGCAGCACGGCCCGGCCGTCCCCGACCGGCGCACGGTGGCCGTGGTGCTGTCCGGCGGCGAGACGGTGCTGGCGCACGCGGTCGTCGGTGCGGACGGCAGTGCCGGCCGGATAGGCGCTCACGTCGGGGTGAAGCTGGATCAGGTCGACCTCGGCCTGGAGGCGGAGATTCCCGTTCCCGAGACGGTCGCCGAGGACTGGGCAGGGCGCGTCCTGATCGACTGGGGCCCGATGCCGGGGAGCTACGGCTGGGTGTTCCCCAAGGGACGCACACTGACCGTCGGCGTGATCTCGGCGCGCGGTGAGGGTGCGGCCACCAAGCGCTATCTGGAGGACTTCATCGCCCGGCTGGGGCTGGCGGGCTTCGAGCCCGCGATCTCGTCGGGCCATCTGACGCGCTGCCGCAGCGACGACTCGCCGCTGTCGCGGGGCCGGGTGCTGGTGTGCGGTGATGCCGCAGGACTGCTGGAGCCCTGGACCAGGGAGGGCATTTCCTTCGCGCTGCGGTCGGGGCGGCTCGCGGGGGAGTGGGCCGTGCGTATCGCCGAGGCCCATGACGGCGTGGACGCCCGTCGGCAGGCGCTGAACTACGCCTTCGCGATCAAGGCGGGGCTCGGCGTGGAGATGGCGGTCGGCCGGCGGATGCTCGCCGTGTTCGAGCGCAGGCCGGTACTGCTGCATGCGGCAATCACCGGTTTCCGTCCGGCGTGGAAGGCGTTCGCGGACATCACCCGCGGGTCCACGTCGCTGGCCGGGCTGGTGCGGACGCATTCACTGGCCAGGCGGGCGCTGGACACGCTGGACAAGCGGGCATAG
- a CDS encoding nitroreductase family deazaflavin-dependent oxidoreductase, with translation MPQTHYIRPNRFDTVVNTFIGWLTRRGVSVMGTAELSVRGRSSGEWRRIPVNPLPYEGGPYLISARGHSQWVRNLRAAGGGQLQVGRRTQQFTAVELPDEDKPALLRRYLERWGWEVGRFFGDVNAKSTDEELLAAAHKHPVFRITVTK, from the coding sequence ATGCCGCAGACGCACTACATCCGGCCCAACCGGTTCGACACGGTCGTGAACACGTTCATCGGCTGGCTCACCCGCCGCGGCGTCAGCGTCATGGGCACCGCGGAGCTCTCCGTCCGCGGCCGCTCCAGCGGCGAATGGCGGCGCATCCCAGTAAACCCGCTCCCCTACGAGGGCGGCCCGTATCTGATCTCCGCCCGCGGACACTCCCAGTGGGTGCGCAATCTGCGGGCCGCGGGCGGCGGGCAGCTCCAAGTCGGCCGCAGGACCCAGCAGTTCACGGCGGTGGAGCTGCCGGACGAAGATAAGCCCGCACTGCTGCGCCGCTACCTCGAGCGCTGGGGCTGGGAAGTCGGCCGCTTCTTCGGTGACGTCAACGCGAAGTCGACGGACGAGGAACTGCTCGCCGCCGCGCACAAGCACCCGGTCTTCCGTATCACCGTCACGAAGTGA
- a CDS encoding TetR/AcrR family transcriptional regulator gives MSTIRGARERARIEVTAAIKEEARKQLAREGAAKLSLRAVARELGMVSSALYRYFPSRDDLLTALIVDAYDAVGAAAESAVAAVPDRGDPLVRWGALCSAVRGWALDHPHEYALIYGSPVPGYQAPKDTVGPASRVGLALISIVRDAHRAAGIALPPLTPRLRPEAERLAADLAPDLPPAVAVALVAAWSEIFGLISFEIFGQFHRIVEDREAFFAHATDRLAHEVGLRPRHAVGGGATLTPAGGS, from the coding sequence ATGAGCACCATCCGGGGGGCCAGGGAACGGGCCCGTATCGAAGTGACCGCCGCCATCAAGGAGGAGGCGCGCAAACAGCTGGCGCGCGAGGGGGCCGCCAAGCTCTCGTTGCGCGCCGTCGCCCGCGAGCTGGGCATGGTCTCCTCCGCCCTCTATCGCTACTTCCCGAGCCGTGACGATCTGCTGACCGCCCTGATCGTCGACGCGTACGACGCCGTCGGCGCCGCCGCCGAGTCGGCCGTGGCGGCTGTCCCCGACCGTGGCGACCCCCTCGTCCGCTGGGGTGCACTGTGCTCCGCCGTGCGCGGATGGGCTCTCGACCACCCCCACGAGTACGCGCTGATCTACGGCTCCCCGGTCCCCGGCTACCAGGCCCCCAAGGACACCGTGGGCCCCGCCTCCCGCGTCGGACTCGCGCTCATCTCGATCGTCCGCGACGCCCATCGTGCGGCCGGCATCGCCCTTCCGCCCCTCACCCCCCGGCTACGGCCCGAGGCGGAGCGCCTGGCCGCCGACCTGGCCCCGGATCTGCCGCCTGCCGTCGCCGTGGCCCTGGTCGCCGCCTGGTCGGAGATCTTCGGGCTGATCTCCTTCGAGATCTTCGGCCAGTTCCATCGCATCGTCGAGGACCGGGAAGCCTTCTTCGCCCATGCCACCGACCGCCTCGCGCACGAGGTCGGACTGCGGCCCCGGCACGCCGTCGGCGGAGGGGCGACGCTCACACCCGCGGGCGGGAGCTGA
- a CDS encoding sensor histidine kinase gives MEEQRSRICGGPPWSQGGPPRFRHWEQRREGGRLPWLSTLALTVFVMVGTHFAAQGQDREPLDAFARVLLLVGPALCLFRHRYPVAVLLGVAATAFVYFAGGYPYGPVFLIIAVAAFAAVVSGHRRAAWWTLGVLWAGHLLIAHWLYRSLPPGTDDAAPWAQELVITAWVVAILAAAELVRVRREVWARERAERAAAERRRADEERLRIARELHDVLAHSIAVINVQAGVGLALLDSDPEQARTALTTIKAASKEALGEVRQVLDTLRAPGAAPRAPAPGLARIPELVEQAASTGLRVDVAVEGEPRPLSPGADLAAFRIVQEALTNAVRHSGSRTARVRIVHTPGGLSLQIDDEGPATGSDAGGSGNGLAGMRERAAALGGTIEAGPRPDGGFRVRADLPVQQKETT, from the coding sequence ATGGAAGAGCAGCGCTCACGTATCTGCGGCGGTCCTCCCTGGTCACAGGGCGGGCCACCGCGGTTTCGGCACTGGGAGCAGCGGCGCGAGGGCGGGCGGCTGCCCTGGCTGTCGACCCTGGCGCTGACGGTGTTCGTCATGGTCGGGACGCACTTCGCCGCGCAGGGCCAGGACCGGGAGCCCCTCGACGCCTTCGCGCGTGTCCTGCTGCTCGTCGGCCCGGCGCTCTGCCTGTTCCGCCACCGCTACCCGGTCGCGGTGCTTCTCGGCGTCGCCGCCACCGCGTTCGTGTACTTCGCGGGGGGATACCCGTACGGGCCGGTCTTCCTCATCATCGCCGTGGCCGCCTTCGCCGCCGTCGTTTCGGGGCACCGGCGGGCCGCCTGGTGGACGCTCGGAGTGCTGTGGGCCGGGCATCTGCTGATCGCGCACTGGCTCTACCGTTCTCTGCCGCCGGGCACCGACGACGCCGCGCCCTGGGCGCAGGAGTTGGTCATCACCGCCTGGGTCGTCGCGATCCTGGCGGCCGCCGAACTCGTCCGCGTACGCCGCGAGGTCTGGGCCAGGGAGCGCGCCGAGCGTGCCGCGGCCGAGCGGCGCCGCGCCGACGAGGAACGGCTGCGGATCGCCCGCGAGCTGCACGACGTCCTCGCGCACTCCATCGCCGTCATCAACGTCCAGGCCGGGGTCGGCCTCGCGCTGCTCGACAGCGATCCGGAGCAGGCCAGGACCGCCCTGACCACCATCAAGGCGGCGAGCAAAGAGGCGCTCGGCGAGGTGCGGCAGGTGCTCGACACCCTGCGCGCGCCGGGCGCCGCCCCGCGCGCCCCCGCCCCTGGCCTCGCGCGCATCCCCGAACTGGTCGAACAGGCGGCGAGTACCGGCCTGCGCGTCGATGTCGCCGTGGAGGGCGAACCCCGGCCCCTGTCACCCGGCGCCGACCTGGCGGCGTTCCGTATCGTCCAGGAGGCGCTGACGAACGCCGTGCGGCACTCGGGCTCCCGTACGGCGCGGGTGCGGATCGTCCACACGCCGGGCGGCTTGAGCCTGCAGATCGACGACGAAGGGCCGGCCACCGGTTCGGACGCGGGTGGCAGCGGCAACGGCCTGGCCGGAATGCGGGAGCGGGCCGCCGCCCTCGGTGGCACGATCGAGGCGGGTCCGCGGCCGGACGGCGGCTTCCGGGTACGGGCCGATCTGCCCGTGCAGCAGAAGGAGACGACGTGA
- a CDS encoding response regulator transcription factor, translating to MIRVLLADDQMLVRAGFRALLDAQHDIEVAGEACDGEEAVRLTGELRPDVVLMDIRMPVLDGLAATRRITGDERLHEVKVVMLTTFEIDEYVFEAIRSGASGFLVKDTEPEELLRAVRAVVEGDALLSPGVTRRLIAEFAARSKAPADAEGLSELTEREREVMALVGIGLSNEEIARRLVVSPLTAKTHVSRTMVKLGARDRAQLVVLAYESGLVRPGWLG from the coding sequence GTGATCCGCGTACTGCTCGCCGACGACCAGATGCTGGTCCGGGCAGGCTTCCGGGCCCTGCTCGACGCCCAGCACGACATCGAGGTGGCGGGCGAGGCCTGCGACGGCGAGGAGGCGGTGCGCCTGACCGGTGAACTGCGCCCGGACGTGGTCCTGATGGACATCCGGATGCCGGTCCTCGACGGCTTGGCCGCCACCCGCCGGATCACCGGGGACGAGCGGCTGCACGAGGTCAAGGTGGTCATGCTCACCACCTTCGAAATCGACGAGTACGTCTTCGAGGCCATCCGCTCGGGCGCCTCCGGCTTCCTGGTCAAGGACACCGAACCGGAGGAACTGCTGCGCGCCGTACGGGCGGTGGTGGAGGGGGACGCGCTGCTCTCGCCGGGCGTCACGCGCCGCCTCATCGCCGAGTTCGCGGCCCGCTCGAAGGCGCCGGCCGATGCCGAGGGCCTGAGTGAACTCACCGAACGGGAACGCGAGGTGATGGCACTGGTCGGCATCGGCCTGTCCAACGAGGAGATCGCCCGCCGGCTTGTGGTCAGCCCGCTCACGGCGAAGACGCATGTGAGCCGCACGATGGTGAAGCTGGGTGCGCGCGACCGAGCCCAACTCGTCGTACTCGCCTATGAGTCGGGGCTGGTGCGGCCCGGCTGGCTGGGCTGA
- a CDS encoding DUF6332 family protein, with product MERRTQAERDAITVEIGYALVSGFVVAGLTFLGIAGPTTVFALPHAAERGLVVGGAVVGAVAFVLRVVHVLWRFARTPDQPSQPGRTSPDS from the coding sequence ATGGAGCGACGTACACAGGCAGAACGGGACGCGATCACGGTCGAGATCGGCTACGCGCTGGTCAGCGGGTTCGTGGTCGCGGGGCTGACGTTCCTGGGGATCGCCGGACCGACGACGGTGTTCGCCCTGCCGCACGCCGCGGAACGAGGACTGGTCGTCGGCGGCGCGGTCGTGGGTGCGGTCGCTTTCGTGCTGCGCGTCGTGCACGTGCTCTGGCGGTTCGCCCGCACTCCCGATCAGCCCAGCCAGCCGGGCCGCACCAGCCCCGACTCATAG
- a CDS encoding protease inhibitor I42 family protein — MRSSLRTAPVLAALLLVLTGCGASEYETDERTISVDHGEQFTLKVPASPELGQNWYLADPSPDPAVLEYRGFREDDSASDGAQFFDFTALSPGRATVKLLFCPYARCGSADEVAASPVPTATSTPKNADQEPAYYLYTITVR, encoded by the coding sequence ATGCGCTCTTCTCTGCGTACGGCGCCCGTGCTGGCCGCCCTGCTCCTCGTCCTCACCGGCTGCGGCGCCTCCGAGTACGAGACCGACGAGCGGACCATCTCGGTCGACCATGGCGAGCAGTTCACGCTGAAGGTCCCGGCCAGCCCGGAGCTCGGCCAGAACTGGTACCTGGCGGATCCGAGTCCGGACCCGGCAGTCCTGGAGTACCGGGGCTTCCGCGAGGACGACAGTGCCAGTGACGGAGCCCAGTTCTTCGACTTCACGGCACTCTCGCCCGGGAGGGCGACGGTGAAGCTGCTGTTCTGCCCCTACGCCCGGTGCGGCAGCGCCGACGAGGTCGCAGCGTCGCCGGTCCCGACGGCCACGAGCACCCCGAAGAACGCGGACCAGGAACCCGCCTACTACCTCTATACGATCACCGTCCGCTGA
- a CDS encoding peptidoglycan-binding protein yields the protein MTESTNDRRQKLDGLRERISSAGSKNDLIDAIEAALGVSAPVGDPKVIEALGKRYTGRTDEADAVSERINKIARRGLPQVWVGDTSVLASDVVGAASRDAQQMIKAFQGGGKALIALSDALETAQTKDGTGRGKLREARTMLGGKDGFFDDWHEDDDEEELRLRARSLASHGVDDLHTAAAEADDAARVAARDLNKFAAEARAGQMDTDELTAADRLALADTGNVRGDAELNEILSANDLERSGRAMDRLSTAEQTRMEILLVSASSPQEKAYLMKALAAGYGIGEVEEFGGKIHGKDPAWLQQHLTPITTGMTPGRKGKEDQKFGDENWSQDDATCVPSSTVTARALVDPVYALELTGGPDGQDNDPDHFRERLHDEQFRMNEEGDGGYDGWWWDRHPAGMDSDGQEEISNKEIGPHTGGKYDTQEMDGADDRRGVLPDIEKSVADGRPVPINISRKDENGDWVGHSLVIVGQEDGKLQVYNPWGTTAWVSEDDFINGDLSAATDDRYSKAHHGDVETVYIERN from the coding sequence ATGACGGAATCCACGAACGACCGCAGGCAGAAACTCGACGGGCTGCGCGAGCGCATCTCCTCGGCCGGCAGCAAGAACGACCTGATCGACGCGATCGAGGCCGCCCTCGGCGTCTCGGCACCGGTCGGCGACCCGAAGGTGATCGAGGCCCTGGGCAAGCGCTACACCGGCCGGACCGACGAGGCCGACGCGGTGAGCGAGCGGATCAACAAGATCGCCCGCAGGGGTCTTCCGCAGGTCTGGGTCGGCGACACGAGCGTCCTCGCCTCCGACGTGGTGGGCGCCGCCTCCCGCGACGCCCAGCAGATGATCAAGGCGTTCCAGGGCGGCGGCAAGGCGCTGATCGCGCTGTCCGACGCGCTGGAGACCGCGCAGACCAAGGACGGCACCGGCCGCGGCAAGCTGCGCGAGGCCCGCACCATGCTCGGCGGCAAGGACGGCTTCTTCGACGACTGGCACGAGGACGACGACGAGGAGGAACTCCGCCTGCGAGCCCGCTCGCTGGCCTCCCACGGCGTCGACGACCTGCACACGGCGGCCGCCGAGGCCGACGACGCCGCCCGCGTCGCGGCCCGCGACCTCAACAAGTTCGCCGCCGAGGCCCGGGCCGGCCAGATGGACACCGACGAACTGACCGCCGCCGACCGCCTCGCCCTCGCCGACACCGGCAACGTCCGCGGCGACGCCGAACTGAACGAGATCCTCAGCGCCAACGACCTCGAACGCTCGGGCCGCGCCATGGACAGGCTCTCGACCGCCGAGCAGACCCGTATGGAGATCCTCTTGGTGAGCGCGTCAAGCCCGCAGGAGAAGGCGTACCTCATGAAGGCCCTCGCCGCGGGCTACGGCATCGGCGAGGTCGAGGAGTTCGGCGGGAAGATCCACGGCAAGGACCCGGCGTGGCTCCAGCAGCACCTGACGCCGATCACCACCGGCATGACCCCGGGGCGGAAGGGGAAGGAGGACCAGAAGTTCGGTGACGAGAATTGGTCCCAGGACGACGCGACGTGTGTGCCGTCCTCGACGGTCACCGCGCGCGCCCTGGTCGACCCGGTTTACGCCCTCGAGCTCACCGGCGGTCCCGACGGCCAGGACAATGACCCCGATCACTTCCGCGAGCGCCTGCACGACGAGCAGTTCCGGATGAACGAGGAGGGCGACGGCGGTTACGACGGCTGGTGGTGGGACCGCCACCCTGCCGGCATGGACTCCGACGGGCAGGAGGAGATCTCGAACAAGGAGATCGGCCCGCACACCGGCGGCAAGTACGACACGCAGGAGATGGACGGCGCCGACGACCGGCGCGGTGTCCTGCCCGACATCGAGAAGTCAGTGGCCGATGGCAGGCCGGTCCCCATCAACATCTCCCGCAAGGACGAGAACGGCGACTGGGTCGGCCACAGCCTGGTGATCGTCGGGCAAGAGGACGGGAAGCTACAGGTCTACAACCCCTGGGGCACCACCGCGTGGGTGAGCGAGGACGACTTCATCAACGGCGACCTCAGCGCGGCCACCGATGACCGCTACTCCAAGGCCCACCACGGCGATGTCGAAACCGTCTACATCGAGCGGAACTGA
- a CDS encoding phytoene desaturase family protein: MFRTDVQNAREPADVTVIGGGMAGMATALRLQAAGLSTLVLEAHGHAGGCAGYYRKRGFSFDVGATTLVDFGPGGVGGELLETVGIPPLDAHELPGYRAFLPDREVVLHRDQTAWHEERLRKLGDSEDHRRFWALLDRLAHTFWQASRRGVRLPIRRPADALHDLRAVGIPGVRLARHLNRTLGEALRDHSLRGDDALVGLLGMLVEDTVHTTVDDAPLINAALGVTIRGAGLSRHTGGMHGFWRVLVQHYRGLGGSLRVGCPVARVEGGPGAYRLTTRRGVVHARRIVCAVPAATTATICAGLPVARRLRTYLERDADALGGATVVFLGVPESEVAGQDLTHHQVLQAYDRPLGDGNNMFVSVSAPGDALSAPPGHRAVMISTHTDLAAWRGLDRSAYEQRKKEAGEELVALARRVYPRLGERAVFAQTGTPRSYERFGFRPGGAVGGARQHLRNTNQHAVPHDLGGPGLWLVGDSTWPGLGTVACVLGSRIVAEGMLREKGRSR, translated from the coding sequence ATGTTCAGAACAGATGTTCAGAACGCCCGCGAGCCTGCCGACGTGACGGTGATCGGCGGCGGTATGGCGGGCATGGCCACGGCGCTGCGGCTGCAGGCGGCCGGACTGTCCACGCTTGTGCTGGAGGCACACGGCCACGCGGGCGGCTGCGCCGGGTACTACCGGAAGCGGGGTTTCTCCTTCGACGTGGGCGCGACCACTCTGGTCGACTTCGGCCCCGGTGGTGTCGGCGGCGAACTGCTCGAAACCGTGGGCATACCGCCGCTGGACGCGCATGAACTGCCCGGCTACCGGGCCTTTCTGCCGGACCGTGAGGTCGTGCTGCACCGCGATCAGACCGCGTGGCACGAGGAACGGCTGCGCAAACTCGGCGACAGCGAGGACCATCGCCGCTTCTGGGCGCTGCTCGACCGACTGGCACACACCTTCTGGCAGGCCAGCCGCAGGGGCGTACGACTGCCGATACGCCGGCCCGCTGACGCCCTCCACGACCTGCGGGCGGTCGGCATACCCGGCGTACGGCTCGCCCGCCACCTGAACCGAACCCTGGGCGAGGCCCTGCGGGACCACTCCCTGCGTGGCGACGACGCGCTCGTGGGGCTGCTCGGCATGCTGGTCGAGGACACCGTGCACACGACGGTCGACGACGCGCCCCTCATCAACGCGGCGCTCGGGGTGACCATCCGGGGCGCGGGACTCAGCCGGCACACCGGAGGCATGCACGGATTCTGGCGCGTCCTCGTGCAGCACTACCGGGGCCTCGGCGGCTCGCTCCGGGTGGGCTGCCCCGTCGCGCGCGTCGAAGGCGGCCCCGGCGCCTACCGGCTGACCACCCGCCGAGGCGTCGTGCACGCCCGCCGTATCGTCTGCGCGGTCCCCGCCGCCACCACGGCGACGATCTGCGCAGGGCTCCCGGTCGCCCGCAGACTGCGGACGTACCTGGAACGGGACGCGGACGCGCTGGGCGGTGCGACCGTGGTCTTCCTCGGCGTACCCGAGTCCGAGGTGGCGGGCCAGGACCTCACGCACCATCAGGTACTGCAGGCGTACGACCGTCCCCTGGGCGACGGCAACAACATGTTCGTCTCCGTGTCCGCGCCCGGCGACGCGCTCAGCGCCCCGCCCGGCCACCGAGCGGTGATGATCTCCACCCACACCGACCTCGCCGCCTGGCGCGGCCTCGACCGGAGCGCTTACGAACAGCGCAAGAAGGAAGCAGGCGAAGAACTGGTGGCTCTGGCCCGGCGCGTGTACCCCCGCCTCGGAGAGCGAGCCGTGTTCGCGCAGACCGGAACGCCCCGCAGCTACGAACGGTTCGGCTTCCGTCCGGGCGGAGCGGTCGGCGGAGCGCGCCAGCATCTGCGCAACACCAACCAGCACGCCGTACCGCACGATCTCGGCGGCCCGGGGCTGTGGCTCGTCGGCGACTCGACCTGGCCCGGCCTCGGCACGGTCGCCTGCGTGCTGGGCAGCCGCATCGTCGCGGAGGGCATGCTGAGGGAGAAGGGACGGTCCCGATGA
- a CDS encoding fatty acid desaturase family protein, translated as MTPTDPATGPEPPVVPPAVPPRTAGAPAPGLPTLAELGEDLLVTTRWQRIVALSRPGVGVLCFAGAVWLGWWWLTPVIVFGVFVAVVTVTHDVVHRTIGLSPRATDWALFAMGLVLLESGHAYRSTHTQHHRIFPHPDDPEGYPAELSLLGAVCYGPVFLVRLWFWSYRQGQDRRWLLAEATAPFAALGGGVLLLPHTPGVLVYTVMAIVGSWVYPLLTVYLPHHDYGDTPLTQTRTLRGRIIPAVFLELTYHLEHHLYPRVPSHHLPELSRRLEGHFAAHGVRPVRVV; from the coding sequence ATGACCCCGACCGATCCGGCCACAGGGCCCGAACCACCGGTCGTACCGCCCGCCGTGCCGCCTCGGACGGCAGGGGCCCCGGCACCGGGTCTGCCGACCCTGGCGGAGCTCGGCGAGGATCTCCTCGTCACCACACGCTGGCAGCGGATCGTCGCCCTGTCCCGTCCCGGCGTCGGAGTGCTGTGCTTTGCGGGCGCTGTGTGGCTGGGCTGGTGGTGGCTGACTCCCGTGATCGTCTTCGGCGTCTTCGTCGCCGTGGTGACCGTCACCCACGACGTCGTGCACCGCACGATCGGCCTGTCTCCCCGCGCCACCGACTGGGCGCTGTTCGCGATGGGGCTGGTCCTGCTGGAGAGCGGGCACGCCTACCGGTCCACGCACACCCAGCACCACCGGATCTTCCCGCACCCCGACGACCCGGAAGGCTACCCGGCCGAGCTGTCGCTGCTCGGCGCCGTCTGCTACGGCCCCGTGTTCCTCGTGCGCCTGTGGTTCTGGTCCTACCGGCAAGGACAGGACCGCCGTTGGCTCCTCGCGGAAGCCACGGCCCCGTTCGCCGCGCTCGGCGGGGGAGTGCTGCTCCTGCCCCACACGCCAGGAGTGCTGGTCTATACGGTGATGGCGATCGTCGGGAGCTGGGTGTACCCCCTCCTGACGGTGTACCTGCCGCACCACGACTACGGAGACACCCCGTTGACCCAGACCCGCACCCTGCGCGGGAGAATCATCCCCGCCGTCTTCCTGGAGCTCACCTACCACTTGGAGCACCATCTCTACCCGCGTGTGCCCAGCCATCACCTGCCGGAGCTCTCGCGCCGGCTCGAAGGCCACTTCGCCGCCCACGGGGTCCGGCCGGTGCGCGTTGTCTGA